The genomic region TTGGAAGCCCTCCTCCGCTTCCACGAATCTGAGCCATCTCTTGTGCAAGTTGCCCCACTTGCTTTTCCAGCGCCTTATGGGATTTATCTCGTacctcaaactctttcttcatctCTTGATTTGAATGGTTGATAGCATTCATAATAGCATCAAGTTTAGAGTTTAATGAATCATCACCTTGAGAGTTTGATGCACCACCCCCATTTCCACTTTGGTTGTAACCACGTTGATAATTGCTTTCACGAttttgatacccttggttaccTCCTTGGCGAGTTTGGTGCGAATACCCACCTTGATTTCCcaattggaaattcgggttcatttggttGGAGGCATTACCATACCTAAAGTTAGGATGGTTCCTCAATCCGGGGTGGTAAATGTTGGAGTTCATATCGTATTGCTTCCAGTCTCCATACACTTGATTCATATCCACAGTGGCTTGACAATTCTCGGTCGGGTGACCGATGTCGCCGCATTCTTCACATACGGTGTATTGCACCGCACCCACTTCTTTTTTCTTCATGCGGGCCAACTCCCGCTCCAGCGTTTCAATCCGATCCTTAGAACTCGTATCGCGATCGGGCCAAGACCTTGAGGTAGGGTGCTTTTTGGCTCGGACGGCCGATTCTTTCGCCTTTGACCTCTTGCTCATCCTCTCGAGGAACTCCCAATCATCGTCCTCGTGATTACTCAACAAAGTTCCATTACTCGTCGATTCAAGGTGGTTCCATGTCTCATCATCCAACCCTCGCACAAAACATTTGACCAACTCCCACTTTTCAATTTGATGATGTGGGCACTTCCGAATTAGTTCCTTATATCGGGTGAATGCTTCGTGCAATGGTTCTCTCGAAAGTTGGCgaaaagacctaatttcatctctagcatcatCGGTCTTCGCCATCGAATAATACTCATCAAGAAAAACTTGTTGCATTTTTCCCCATGTACGAATACTATTCGCCAAAAGTGTGAGGAACCATTGTTTCGCCTTATCCTTTAGCGAAAATTGAAATAACCGAAGCTTGACCTCTTCCAATGCAAAATCATGCCCTCCAATAGTACTACATATggacgaaaactccaccaaatgAGTGTATGGTTCATCATTAGATCTCCCATTAAAGTGGGGAAGTATATTGATGTAGTGGGGCTTGCAATCGAACATCCTTCTTTCACAAACTATTGGAGAGTCATTGTCGGTGACCACCGGCCTaaaacggtcatttactccccaTGGGGGTTGTAGACGACGGTATGGACCGTTAACTTCTTGATCCACCGGCCTTCGATTATCTCTTCTATCACCCCCCTATCACCTCTTCGGTTTCCACCTTGATTACCTCTTTGATTACctcctcccacgaaacgaggaatccgattAGGGTtaatattattgttgttattgttgttgtaaaacccatcattccggttcctTTGATTATTGTTTCGTGGTTGACGGTAGTTTTCGTAACCGTCATTTCGCACATTCCCGTACCCATAGTTATTGTTCCCCACAAAGTTGGCATTTTGGTAGCCAAACTCATCATCTTCAAAACCTCTATCATTGTAGATGTTGTCCCGATTCACATAACCCATTCGTCATCATCTACCCGTTCATTATAATTACCCCCGTCATCCGAGTATTCCGAGTGAATACTCACGTGTTCcagcgattgataaccgggaacgcTATACGGTTCGTCATCGGGGATAGCATTTCTCAAATCGTCTAAATTAAAGAACGGGTATTCATTCGCAGGATTGCCGCGATCTCGGTTGCCTCTACGGTCGGAATtaacattccgatcatcaaggttgttGGGTAATGAGTTATGTCGGTGAATGTTTTGTTGTTGGGGTTTTCTTTGGGTAttgttggtgttttggtttcagaaaggtggtgtgggtggtctaGAGTTGTTAttaccacccggttgctcttgaggtataggttggatATTTTGAGCGGGATTGAAGTTGCCTCGGTATTGGAATTGGTTCGGATTTTGGTTTTGGTTGAGGTTTTGGTTTGAAttttggtttgccattgaatcagTTTCAATGGATGGTGTGAGTTGTGGTGTTTGGGTGACTTGGTTAGAAGCAAGTGTTGCTTCCAACCGGCTTGCTAAATTTCTTCTTGCaactctttcgatttccggttcgtagactaacggtgaagtcctcccggagttccgcgtatgcatgcactacctgtaatttgcacaagtaacacaccctgcgtaacaaggaaaaagacaaagtacaagaaaaGAAATTATGCAAATTAAATAGTtaatcacacaaattcaaacaatatccaaacacaaagcacacgcactccccggcaacggcgccaaaatttgatcggagtgtcgcgctccggtcaaagataatatttataagccctatttacccttaacaaatagctagtggtagcaaggggtcgaaccactaagagtatgtggtttgcgaatggatttGGATGAATTCTCAAAAggtgtcacaattatgaagcttgctatcttgtttttgtgtatttttgtttgattgaaaAGATGTGAATTAAAATTACTAAAGTAATTGGGTCGATAACTACTAATGATTAACAATTGCAAGAATGTAATTAAAGGTTTAAACAAGATATagaaaacaaggctcacacccggttCAGTAATTGCAATCCTTGGGTTCTTACACGTTTTAAATTTgattcacttgaatatgttattaacggatttctatcatcaaagcttagttgccaattgctatcaacgcatatcacggaccacaatgcacttcgttacttcggacaagtaaaaccttttgaatgacaaggcataattgcacaaacttgtttcgcaaagtcaaatttcataactcactcgacaattcacaaatatagttcaaatgcaagacaattgtcaatcaatCCAAatacaattcaagttgtcacaaaatcaaactaaaacattgttcaaaccctagattACAATAACCTACACCGGAGTGAAACCTCCAAGGAATTAGCTGTCACagccccaaaatccacacgcggagtatcaccgcttaggagcgtgactgaccaggatcaagccaccaatcatattgaacatagtatttaaaatattaaaagtaatcaacacaacccatcacaatataactgATGTTCaataaaacataatttgagtagcggaagcataagtatgtaacccaatgtaaatcataaattcaaaagtttaaatgtttaacatggcatcctcgatccatgtcccacaacgacctgctcctccctgtgcaagctcccaaatgtacctaaggtcctgcaaggcatgcagcagagagtcaacaactagttgagcgagttcacagttaatagttcagtaattgtaatagtatagtaagccttgtgtttgttcattaagtcatgtatcgtattagttcgtattgcggccctctaggcatgtatgcgaagattagggaaagttcccaagtattctagactaggtatatttgtatcgcgcccccccggcatgtgtgcgaagtttagtatatagttcgcggccttcctaggcatgtgtgcgaagattagtcatattatcgcggccaaccccggcgtgtgtgcgaagatcagttctataagtatcactagtctagtcgtatcttatcaataacccttcctcacccgaggaccacataactaagttccataagctaggtaagtacatgtaaataatccaaacccattcccaccctgggaaccccatgccttggctgtgtgaactcaccttggtttgctcggtatgctaagtatgtgctcacagtttatcaatcaagtcctaaaTTACGCATGTGTATATCGTTAGTTCGTATTCACGTagttcatgtataaacagaaacaataatcaccaagtagcacattTCACATACTCAAGATCATGTGAGTCATGTTCATCATCTAACGGCAGTTAGTTAATGCAGTTAAGTTTTAACGGAAATAGTTACTGTGCAAAATACCCAAATCGGCGAAACACagaattggcgaaacacattctgtttcgtcgtgaTCTCCTTTGGTGAAACATATACTGTTTCATCAATTACCCTTTGGCGAAACAAAGTTCTGTCTCGTCGGCTGCCCCTTGGCGAAACACGTTCTGTTTCGCCGAGGGGTCTATTTCGTCAAGTCTGTTTCGGGGTGAAGTCAGTTACGTCAATCAGTTACAGCGGTTACGCAatatcacagaaaccctaattgcCGTCATCATCAAGAAGCAATTATACGTCAATCATTAACACAGAAgtcatcatctaatcatcatggAATCAATCAATCATAATAGGCCAAACATTAGCCTTAACAAGCTATTCATACAACGAGCATAACACGAGCACAATCCATCATATTACTAGGTGTTCATATGATTAATACTAGTTCCGATTCGTGGGTTCAAGGGATCATCCTATAATCAAATCTGACATACAAAAACCATAACCAACCATAGATTCCATTTACCCAATCATCAATCATTCATGAACACAACATTATCTATCATTGATTCTAATGAACTTGAACTAAGAACAGTTTACGATGATAAAATCAAACAATCATGCAGGGATTCAAACACTAACCACAATGAACGGAAATAGTAATTAAGTCATTTCGGGGTTCCGGGGCACACGATCGCCGTCAATCAGAGAAGAtggagctctagggtttcttaTTTTTTTGCCAAACGTATGAAACATAAGTCTGTGTGTGTTAATATATGCGTTTTACCGTACAGGGCccgtaatgggcttcggcgaacatgtgggccggcgaaacactttGGTTTCGTCGAAATTGAAATGGCGAAACAAACTTTTGTTTCGTCGAGTTATTATTGGCGAAACACAccttgtgtttcgtcgagccTATTCATGTGTTAACAGTTAATGCTTTTCTACTAAGTCTCATTTTATAATACAATCACGTACATGCAATAATCACAACGCGTTTCATTATagcacaacgtatacagttacaagtcaaacaagtcaaacaagtcaaacaagtcaaacaagtcaaacaactaaacaatcaaagtcaacgtgcataaatgtgaaagtgaaagtcggaaactcgagttgtcacattatccccaacttgaaagaaatttcatcccgaaatttagcgtacgattactgaggaagctatgtaagttgtatcgttcactggtttcctggggtgtcacatcatccccccgttgatttggaatttcgtcccgaaattccacagtagtagcttcagcctcagtagtggttgcattggtttcgaataactggggatacttgagtttcatttgatcttcacgctcccaggtgaactctgggccgcgacgggagttccaacgaacacgaacaagagggattctggtgttcttgaggaccttaacatcctggtccgtgatttcaacaggttcctcgacgaactgcaaccgctcgtcgatagtgagctccttcaagggaactatgagggtctcatctgacaagcacTTCTTCATATTCGACatgtgaaaaacattgtgaactgcaccgagttcagctggtaagtttagtctgtaggccactttgcctattctttctgcgatttcgaatggtccgacatacctcggattgagtttgccccgtttgccaaaacgaaccacacccttccagggtgagactttgagtaaaacccggtccccgacctgaaattccaatggcttcctacgcttatccgcatagcttttctgacggtcgtgagctgccgccatgcgttgtcgtatttgtgcaatcttttccgtggtgtccactataagttctggacccatgatttgactatcccccacctctgcccaagagagaggtgaccggcatttacgcccgtacaatgcctcgaatggagcggcttgaatgctggtgtgataactgttattgtacgagaactccaccaaagggagatgcttttcccagctgtttccgaaatcaataacacatgcccgaagcatgtcttctagtgtttgaatcgtgcgctcagactgcccatccgtctgagggtgataagccgtgctcatgtctaatcgagagccaaaagccttgtgcattgcttgccatagttctgatgtgaatcgtgcatcacgatccgaaatgatagatgtgggcaccccgtgccttgagactacttctttcaagtatatgtctgctagtgtggagaacttatcagtttctttgattgccaggaaatgagccgacttggtgagtcgatccacgatcacccaaatagtatagttcccacgctgggatctaggtaggcttgtaacaaaatccatggaaatttcctcccatttccattgtggtatctttggttgctgaagtaagcctgctggtttctgatactctgccttgactcttgcacaagtcaagcacttgctgacataaattgctatgtgggccttcatgctaggccaccaatacgttgttctgatgtcgtggtacattttatccgaccctggatgtaccgagtagcgagacttgtgagcttcatccattaccagctcgcgtaagtctccaaaaagtgggacccaaatacgccctgttacatagtaggcgccgtcttccttctgttccaatCGTTGctttgagccacgtaaggcttcagcccttacgttttctggtttcaatgcttgtacctgagcatctcgtatctgtgcaggaagactagactgaatggtgagctgcagagctcgtacacgcctaggtgtagtgtctttccgactgagggcgtcagccacaacattggctttgcctggatggtacttgatggcgcattcataatcattcaaaagtttgacccatcttcgttgacgcatgttcaaatccttttgcttaaggatatgctcgagactcctgtgatcggtgtaaattgtgcacttggtaccgtacatgtagtgtcgccatattttaagcgcgaaaacaacagctcccagctctaaatcgtgcgtcgtgtagttccgttcatgaaccttgagttgatgagaagcgtaggcaataaatTTATtctgttgcatcaatacacaacccagcccctgtattgatgcgtcacagtaaaccacaaaatcatccgtgccttctggcaatgagagaataggtgcgctgcaaagcctatcctttaagtactggaaagcggtttcctggggatctccccaacagtaggtgacacccttttgtgtcagtagtgtaagcggttgtgcaatctttgagaagtctttgataaaccgtctgtagtaacccgccaaacccaagaattggcgtatttccgttggagtgcgaggcgcaggccaatttctgattgaatctaccttggatggatcaacatgaatcccatccttgtttaccacgtggcctaggaaatgaacttcatgaagccagaagtcacattttgaaaacttggcgtacaactgttcctttcgtagaagttccaagataatttGTAGATGCtactcgtgttcctcctgactcttggagtagatcaggatgtcgtcaataaaaactatcacaaatttgtctaagtagggcttgcataccctgttcattagatccataaatacggcaagcgcgtttgtcaacccgaatgacatgacaagaaactcgtaatggccgtagcgagttctgaatgttgtcttagagacgtcctcgtcccggactctcagctgatggtaacctgacctcaagtctatctttgagtagtaactcgacccttgcaactggtcgaataagtcgtctatacgcggaagaggataacggttcttcaccgtcaccttttTGAGTTCCCGGTAATCTacgcacatcctgaaagtgccatccttctttttcacgaataacactggagctccccaaggcgaagagcttggacgaataaagcccttttccaagagctcttgtagctgctttgacagttcttccagttcagttggagctaaacgatacggtgctcgagctattggtgctgctcctggtactagctcgatttgaaactcgacctggcgattaggaggtaaaccaggtaaatcttcagggaacacctgagggtagtcacataccactggaatatcttccaatttcttttcctttgctgatgcatcagtagcaagtgccaagatggcagtgtgcccctttcgtaaacatttctgagccttcaagaaagagatgatgccaaccacaacaccactctgtcgccttgaatttcgagaggttccttgcccgaacgaggaatgcgaactatcttttccttgcataagatttctgcctgctGTCGggacagccaatccatcccaataacgatgtcgaagcttcccaagactatgggaataagatcgatggagaacgCTTGACCGGCTAAAACAatattacaacccttgactacatgtgtggcttctagactcttaccattacctaattctacgacatgtttggtgtttaggggtgttggtgtatgTTTTAACAATCTAATCACTTTCAAAGATATGTAACTTGCATCCGCACCCGAatcgaacaaaacagtaacataaatatcgtcgagaagactcttacccataaccacattgggatcattcattgcgtcgccctgacccagcacgaaagcacgaccccgagcttcgttgccattgatgttgttgtttcccccattgttgttgttcccattgccctagtgattgttgttgttgcgattctggttctggttcaattgggggcaatcacgtttgaaatgaccttaagccccacactggaaacatccccggtttcctcgctgtggctgctgctgctggttctgtggagctggtggtgggagttgctgattctggttcgcaggtcgcgcactcctgcagtctttagcttcatgccctaacttgagacatctctgacaacgttccttgcgacaccgtccactgtggtgtctgttgcacctattacatagtgggtgaaatccccgatatccaccctgcccctgaccacctgATGATTGCTGGCTCGGATTCtagtagtcatttgtcttgcgttgctgtgcttgagactgaactgagactgaacctttactggaatccccatcccactttcttttgttgtcgctgggtgtagcagaagtagcagctggagtggtagcactgatgcgtttgggcagcttgttctgctccactgcttgatcggtgagtcgatgagcaagacgctggatgtcttggatattgtcgaggttagccgatgtcacatggctctgaatctcggatgctaaacccttgaggtacagctcgatgcgtttgattggagggtccaccatggttggacacaagatggccaattcgttcgaccgtttcgtgtaagcttcaatctctgactccgtcattttcaaatggtaaagctctacttccaacttgtggatgtcatcgcgtgtgcagtattcccttttgatcagttccttgaaatcgttccaaggggtggcgttagcagctgccaaccctaggatctgtacttgcacgttccaccaagttagcgcgattccttccaaagtaccagtggcgtacttcaccctgcgagcctcacggcattcacacattttgaataatgactctagcttctcaaaccaatggagtagtcccactgctccctctgtgccactgaatgtgcttggacgacagtccatgaagttcttgaatgtgcagacaggttgtggagcgttttgacctattgtgcatagaataggacaatattaaatacaaaggttgatttaggaatgtaggattcaaagatcctaatgtgtatcccatccgcagggtatactacctgcttgtgcagctgcaagtgccgcagctacttgttcagcaatgagagccgttaactgggcttgagtcatgttcacacgtccagacatgatcttcatagtaaaagtagaataagtgagaatggttcgcgagtagtgcaatgacagaagagtgtaagcacataggtgttctcatgtaatggcGTGTAGTAGGCAATCTAATCtaggcatactacgagcaaagttctatgtagttctaacaagcaggtaataaacataaaccttattacctaagatgttgagtcttgcacgtggagcgaagcgtcgttgtggatcgttgagagcactgttctggttatagtctggttttaataaaaacgttttccccatattaaaaccaagttctctataaccaatggctctgataccaatctgtcacacccccaaaatccacacgcggagtatcaccgcttaggagcgtgactgaccaggatcaagccaccaatcatattgaacatcgTATTTAAAGTATTAAAAGTAATCAAcacaacccatcacaatataactggtgttcaataaaacataatttgagtagcggaagcataagtatgtaacccaatgtaaatcataaattcaaaagtttaaatgtttaacatggcatcctcgatccatgtcccacaacgacctgctcctccctgtgcaagctcccaaatgtacctaaggtcctgcaaggcatgcagcagagagtcaacaactagttgagcgagttcacagttaatagttcagaaattgtaatagtatagtaagccttgtgttcgttcattaagtcatgtatcgtattagttcgtatcgcggccctctaggcatgtatgcgaagattaggggaagttcccaagtattctagactaggtatatttgtatcgcggccccccggcatgtgtgcgaagtttagtatatagttcgcggccttcctaggcatgtgtgcgaagattagtcatattatcgcggccaaccccggcgtgtgtgcaaagatcagttctataagtatcactagtctagtcgtatcttatcaataacccttcctcacccgaggaccacataactaagttccataagctaggtaagtacaagtaaataatccaaacccattcccaccctgggaaccccatgccttggctgtgtgaactcaccttggtttgctcggtatgctaagtatgtgctcacagtttatcaatcaagtcctaaaTTACGCACGTATATATCATTAGTTCGTATTCACGTAGTTCATGTATAAACACAAACAataatcaccaagtagcacattTCACATACTCAAGATCATGCGAGTCATGTTCATCATCTAACGGCAGTTAGTTAATGCAGTTAAGTTTTAACGGAAATAGTTACTGTGCAAAATACCCAAATCGGCGAAACACagaattggcgaaacacattctgtttcgtcgtgaTCTCCTTTGGTGAAACATATACTGTTTCGTCAATTACCCTTTGGCGAAACAAAGTTCTGTCTCGTCGGCCGCCCCGTGGCGAAACACGTTCTGTTTCGCCGAGGGGTCTATTTCGTAAAGTCTGTTTCGGGGTGAAGTCAGTTA from Helianthus annuus cultivar XRQ/B chromosome 10, HanXRQr2.0-SUNRISE, whole genome shotgun sequence harbors:
- the LOC110881553 gene encoding uncharacterized protein LOC110881553, producing the protein MFDCKPHYINILPHFNGRSNDEPYTHLVEFSSICSTIGGHDFALEEVKLRLFQFSLKDKAKQWFLTLLANSIRTWGKMQQVFLDEYYSMAKTDDARDEIRSFRQLSREPLHEAFTRYKELIRKCPHHQIEKWELVKCFVRGLDDETWNHLESTSNGTLLSNHEDDDWEFLERMSKRSKAKESAVRAKKHPTSRSWPDRDTSSKDRIETLERELARMKKKEVGAVQYTVCEECGDIGHPTENCQATVDMNQVYGDWKQYDMNSNIYHPGLRNHPNFRYGNASNQMNPNFQLGNQGGYSHQTRQGGNQGYQNRESNYQRGYNQSGNGGGASNSQGDDSLNSKLDAIMNAINHSNQEMKKEFEVRDKSHKALEKQVGQLAQEMAQIRGSGGGLPSDTTVNPKHQGSSTSNVRNARISAVSLLSNDEVCSSVESIPPPQCVDGVVENTSDESESKNEQETISQIKIENMTKDSFCENCLNQINSSNASKLEERCPPKDERWEIFKQAKINLPLLDDIKKVLAHVECLKELSIEK
- the LOC110881552 gene encoding putative uncharacterized protein DDB_G0284715, whose amino-acid sequence is MGYVNRDNIYNDRGFEDDEFGYQNANFVGNNNYGYGNVRNDGYENYRQPRNNNQRNRNDGFYNNNNNNNINPNRIPRFVGGGNQRGNQGGNRRGDRGVIEEIIEGRWIKKLTVHTVVYNPHGE